A single region of the Salvia miltiorrhiza cultivar Shanhuang (shh) chromosome 8, IMPLAD_Smil_shh, whole genome shotgun sequence genome encodes:
- the LOC130997101 gene encoding cytokinin riboside 5'-monophosphate phosphoribohydrolase LOG7-like, protein MFWYKTYYTIAQFLIPHLHSCRASLIFTHTRIYRQRESVCERERRRFKRVAMEMEKESRFKRICVFCGSSSGKKPSYQEAAIELGKELVEKRIDLVYGGGSVGLMGLVSQAVHDGGRHVLGVIPRTLMPRELTGETVGEVRAVSDMHQRKAEMARHADAFIALPGGYGTLEELLEVITWAQLGIHRKPVGLLNVEGFYNSLLNFIDKAVDEGFISPTARRIIVSAPTAKQLVRELEEHIPECDEITSKLIWEEVEKLNYMPQSDVLN, encoded by the exons atGTTTTGGTATAAAACCTATTACACTATTGCTCAGTTTCTCATTCCTCATCTCCACAGTTGTAGGGCATCATTGATTTTCACACACACACGTATTTATAGacagagagagagtgtgtgtgagagagagagaaggagattCAAGAGAGTTGCAATGGAGATGGAGAAAGAATCAAGATTCAAAAGAATTTGTGTCTTCTGCGGCAGCAGTTCTGGCAAGAAACCAAGCTATCAAGAAGCTGCTATAGAGTTGGGAAAAGAACTG GTGGAGAAAAGGATTGATTTGGTGTATGGAGGTGGAAGCGTGGGTCTGATGGGTCTTGTTTCTCAGGCAGTTCATGATGGTGGGCGCCACGTTCTagg AGTCATTCCAAGAACTCTTATGCCTCGTGAG CTCACGGGCGAAACTGTAGGAGAAGTACGAGCTGTGTCTGATATGCATCAGAGGAAGGCTGAGATGGCGCGACATGCTGATGCTTTCATTGCTCTTCCTG GTGGTTATGGCACTCTTGAAGAGTTGCTTGAAGTTATTACATGGGCTCAGCTAGGCATCCATCGTAAACCA GTGGGGCTGTTGAATGTGGAAGGTTTCTATAATTCGTTGCTAAATTTCATTGACAAGGCCGTTGATGAAGGCTTTATCTCCCCAACTGCACGTAGAATTATTGTGTCCGCTCCCACAGCCAAACAGTTGGTACGAGAGCTCGAG GAGCATATTCCGGAATGTGATGAAATTACTTCGAAATTGATATGGGAAGAGGTGGAAAAGCTGAATTACATGCCTCAATCCGATGTGTTGAATTAG